Proteins from a genomic interval of Clostridium sp. M62/1:
- a CDS encoding helix-turn-helix domain-containing protein, whose translation MSIGAKLKELRVLKGLTQEELADRAELSKGFISQVERDLTSPSIATLMDILQCLGTTIGEFFAETADEQIVFGKNDFFIKEDGELKNTVKWIVPNAQKNCMEPILLTLEAGGASCPDSPHEGEEFGYVLSGSIAIHLGNRVFKAKKGESFYFTSDKTHYIESRSGASLLWVSSPPSF comes from the coding sequence TTGAGCATCGGAGCAAAATTAAAGGAGCTGAGAGTCCTCAAGGGACTTACGCAGGAGGAGCTGGCCGACAGAGCCGAGCTGTCCAAGGGCTTCATCTCGCAGGTGGAGCGCGATCTCACCTCTCCGTCCATTGCAACGCTGATGGACATTCTTCAGTGCCTCGGCACAACCATCGGAGAGTTTTTTGCGGAAACTGCTGACGAGCAGATTGTATTTGGAAAAAATGATTTCTTTATTAAAGAGGACGGAGAGCTTAAGAACACGGTCAAATGGATCGTTCCCAATGCCCAGAAAAACTGCATGGAGCCCATTCTCCTGACACTGGAGGCCGGAGGCGCAAGCTGTCCCGATTCCCCCCACGAAGGCGAGGAGTTCGGGTATGTTTTAAGCGGGAGCATAGCCATCCATCTGGGAAACCGGGTTTTTAAGGCAAAGAAGGGAGAATCCTTCTATTTTACAAGTGACAAAACCCACTATATTGAGAGCAGAAGCGGAGCCTCCCTTCTCTGGGTCAGCTCACCGCCCAGCTTTTAG
- a CDS encoding lactonase family protein has translation MADLRRRFGLDGFAGQGGGLLRPEGLVEPAAAGMLGGERIMTGKYMAYVGSYSYNGQAKGITVYDVDVKNGYFKYRCEMEVDNASYLTVSHDGRTLYSIADEGVVSFRILPNGGLARLNRASIKGMRGCHLATDEEDKFIFVSGYHDGKETTLRLNPDGSVGEIADKVFHKGLGSVAERNFRPHISCTRRTPDGKFLMVADLGIDQVKIYRFDGDKGTMTLVDALRCELESAPRQFIFSQDGKYFYLMYQLKNTIDVFSYETGERVPVIERVQTVSSTGDAPAGQLTAACAIRMSPDDRYLYCSNAGDNSVSIYRRDLETGLLTLICCLPISGDYPKDIAVFPDQKHLASINHASGTISFFSVDYENGLLMMNHRSIEVNEPNCCVITKIPKE, from the coding sequence ATGGCTGATTTGAGACGGCGGTTTGGCCTTGACGGTTTTGCCGGGCAAGGCGGAGGACTGCTGCGGCCGGAAGGCTTGGTAGAGCCGGCAGCTGCCGGCATGTTAGGAGGAGAACGTATTATGACAGGCAAGTACATGGCTTACGTGGGATCTTATTCCTACAATGGACAGGCAAAGGGAATTACAGTTTACGATGTAGATGTGAAGAACGGATACTTTAAATACAGATGCGAGATGGAGGTGGACAACGCCTCCTACCTGACTGTGTCCCACGACGGCAGGACTCTGTATTCCATTGCAGACGAGGGTGTGGTATCCTTCCGTATCCTTCCAAACGGGGGGCTTGCGCGTTTAAACAGGGCCAGCATCAAGGGGATGAGGGGCTGTCATCTGGCCACGGACGAGGAGGACAAATTTATCTTTGTATCCGGTTACCATGACGGAAAAGAGACTACCCTCCGCCTGAACCCGGACGGCTCTGTGGGGGAGATTGCGGACAAGGTATTCCACAAAGGTCTGGGAAGCGTGGCAGAGAGAAATTTCAGGCCTCATATCAGCTGCACCAGACGGACGCCGGACGGAAAGTTCCTGATGGTGGCAGATCTGGGAATCGATCAGGTGAAAATCTACCGATTCGACGGGGATAAGGGAACCATGACGCTGGTGGATGCCCTGCGCTGCGAGCTGGAATCTGCTCCCAGACAGTTTATTTTCAGCCAGGACGGAAAATATTTCTATTTAATGTACCAGTTAAAGAATACCATCGACGTGTTCAGCTATGAGACAGGCGAGAGAGTCCCGGTCATTGAGAGAGTCCAGACCGTTTCCTCCACAGGGGATGCACCGGCCGGCCAGCTTACGGCAGCCTGCGCCATCCGCATGTCGCCGGATGACAGGTACCTCTACTGCAGCAATGCAGGGGACAACAGTGTGAGCATCTACAGGAGAGATCTGGAAACGGGACTTCTCACCCTGATATGCTGTCTCCCGATCAGCGGAGACTATCCGAAAGATATTGCCGTTTTCCCGGATCAGAAGCATCTGGCCAGCATCAATCACGCCAGCGGTACGATCTCCTTTTTCAGTGTCGACTATGAGAACGGGCTTCTGATGATGAATCACCGCTCCATCGAGGTCAATGAGCCCAACTGCTGCGTGATCACAAAGATTCCAAAGGAATAG
- the aroC gene encoding chorismate synthase, translated as MAGSIFGTILMMTTWGESHGPAVGVTVDGCPAGIALCEEDIQAYLDRRKPGQSRYSTKRNESDRVEILSGIFEGRTTGTPISMMVRNQDQRSRDYGEIASCYRPGHADYTFDAKYGFRDYRGGGRSSGRETIGRTAAGAVAAKILGELGISVKAYTRQIGPVSISPERFCLEDREKNRLYMPDQEAAREAEQFLEEKMAQKNSAGGIVECVISGVPAGVGEPVFEKLSANLAKAVCSIGAVKGFEIGDGFAAAASTGAENNDAFRVLREKEIWAEEIREEGPQEEEILDREILREESQKAAERRKACPEEMRGGKRIVKATNHAGGILGGISDGSDIVFRAAFKPTPSIASPQQTVNRDGEEIEISIKGRHDPIIVPRAVVVVEAMAAFTVADMMLCGMGARMDRVKEFYAR; from the coding sequence ATGGCAGGATCAATATTTGGCACGATTCTTATGATGACAACCTGGGGAGAGTCTCATGGCCCGGCGGTGGGCGTGACGGTGGACGGCTGCCCGGCGGGGATAGCGCTCTGCGAGGAGGATATCCAGGCATATTTAGACAGGAGGAAACCGGGGCAGAGCAGATATTCCACAAAGAGAAATGAGAGCGACCGGGTGGAGATCCTGTCCGGCATCTTTGAGGGAAGGACGACGGGAACTCCCATTTCCATGATGGTCAGGAATCAGGATCAGCGTTCCAGGGACTATGGAGAGATTGCATCCTGCTACAGGCCAGGACATGCAGACTATACCTTTGACGCAAAATACGGCTTTCGGGACTACCGGGGAGGCGGACGCTCCTCAGGCCGGGAAACTATCGGCCGCACGGCGGCGGGAGCCGTAGCGGCAAAGATTCTGGGGGAGCTGGGGATTTCCGTAAAGGCATATACCAGGCAGATAGGGCCTGTAAGCATATCGCCGGAGCGTTTCTGCCTGGAGGACAGGGAGAAAAACCGCCTCTATATGCCGGATCAGGAGGCTGCCAGGGAGGCAGAGCAGTTCCTGGAGGAGAAGATGGCACAGAAAAATTCAGCCGGAGGGATTGTGGAATGTGTGATTTCCGGCGTTCCGGCAGGCGTGGGGGAACCTGTCTTTGAGAAGCTCAGCGCCAATCTTGCCAAGGCCGTCTGCTCCATAGGAGCTGTGAAGGGTTTTGAGATCGGCGACGGCTTTGCCGCCGCAGCCTCCACAGGAGCCGAAAATAACGATGCGTTCAGAGTGCTTCGTGAGAAAGAGATTTGGGCGGAGGAGATTCGTGAGGAAGGGCCTCAGGAGGAAGAGATCCTGGATAGGGAGATCCTGAGGGAAGAGTCTCAGAAAGCCGCAGAGAGAAGAAAAGCCTGCCCGGAAGAAATGCGGGGAGGAAAGAGGATTGTAAAAGCGACGAATCATGCCGGCGGAATCCTGGGAGGAATCAGCGACGGAAGCGATATTGTATTCCGGGCTGCATTTAAGCCGACGCCGTCCATTGCATCCCCTCAGCAGACCGTGAACAGGGACGGCGAGGAGATTGAGATAAGCATCAAGGGCCGCCATGACCCGATCATTGTCCCAAGGGCAGTGGTTGTGGTGGAGGCCATGGCCGCCTTCACAGTGGCTGACATGATGCTGTGCGGAATGGGCGCCAGGATGGATCGGGTGAAGGAGTTTTACGCAAGGTAA
- a CDS encoding TIGR01440 family protein — translation MSVKGVAENPTDREEINRIKEQTAQVLRELLDAAVMKEGQILVAGCSSSEIEAHRIGSYSSEEVGRAVFEVIYGELKSRGIYLAAQCCEHLNRALIVEEECALKYGLEMVNVVPQLKAGGSFATAAFAGFENPVAVERIQAHAGIDIGDTLIGMHLRPVAVPVRTSLREIGSAHVNCARTRLKYIGGERARYR, via the coding sequence ATGTCAGTTAAGGGAGTTGCAGAGAATCCCACAGACAGGGAGGAGATTAACAGGATAAAGGAGCAGACGGCTCAGGTGCTTCGGGAGCTTCTCGACGCCGCCGTGATGAAAGAGGGACAGATACTGGTGGCAGGCTGTTCCTCCAGCGAGATAGAGGCCCATCGGATTGGCTCTTATTCCAGCGAGGAGGTTGGAAGAGCTGTGTTTGAGGTGATTTACGGGGAGCTTAAAAGCAGGGGCATCTATCTGGCTGCCCAGTGCTGTGAACACTTAAACAGAGCGCTGATTGTGGAGGAGGAGTGTGCCCTGAAATACGGGCTTGAGATGGTCAATGTCGTGCCGCAGCTCAAGGCAGGAGGCTCCTTTGCCACTGCCGCCTTTGCGGGATTTGAGAATCCGGTGGCTGTAGAGCGCATACAGGCCCATGCAGGAATTGACATCGGCGATACCCTGATCGGCATGCATCTTCGCCCCGTAGCTGTTCCGGTGAGAACCTCCCTGCGGGAGATCGGAAGCGCCCATGTAAACTGCGCCAGAACGAGGCTTAAATACATCGGCGGAGAGAGGGCAAGGTACAGGTAG
- the rlmD gene encoding 23S rRNA (uracil(1939)-C(5))-methyltransferase RlmD: MKKNDRFILDIEDMGENGEGIGRLDGYIWFVKDAVIGDRIEASAMKMKKNFGFARLVRVIEPSACRVEEKCPVARRCGGCQMQAVAYEEQLRFKERKVYNNLKRIGGLSGLLLPEEKGQENLKGTEKKREETVRMEPIIGMEEPWRYRNKAQFPFGRDKDGRIIAGFYAGRTHCIVENEDCLLGVEENREILDIIRNFMNEYKIEPYNEELHRGLVRHVLIRKGFRTGELMVCLILNGTELPKKEILVERLLKIAGMTSISFNINREKTNVILGKEIVNLYGPGYITDYIGNVKYRISPLSFYQVNPVQTERLYGTALEYAGLTGDETVWDLYCGIGTISLFLAQKAKQVYGVEIVPQAIDDARGNAEINGMENVEFFVGKAEEVLPEQYEKNQVYADVIVVDPPRKGCDEKCLETIVRMGPKKVVYVSCDSATLARDVKYLGEKGYEVKRVRCVDMFPQSGHVETAALLTQAER, from the coding sequence ATGAAGAAAAATGACAGGTTTATACTTGATATAGAGGACATGGGAGAAAACGGGGAGGGCATTGGACGTCTGGACGGCTATATCTGGTTTGTGAAGGATGCGGTGATCGGCGACCGGATTGAGGCAAGCGCAATGAAGATGAAAAAAAACTTTGGCTTTGCCCGCCTGGTGCGCGTGATAGAGCCGTCCGCCTGCCGGGTTGAGGAAAAATGTCCTGTGGCCCGCCGCTGCGGAGGCTGCCAGATGCAGGCAGTGGCCTATGAGGAGCAGCTGCGGTTTAAGGAGAGGAAGGTATACAATAATCTGAAGCGGATCGGAGGGCTTTCCGGGCTTCTGCTTCCAGAGGAAAAGGGGCAGGAGAACCTGAAGGGTACTGAAAAGAAGAGGGAAGAGACAGTCAGAATGGAGCCCATTATCGGGATGGAGGAGCCCTGGCGGTACAGGAATAAGGCTCAGTTTCCCTTTGGAAGGGATAAGGACGGCAGGATTATAGCAGGGTTCTATGCGGGGAGGACCCACTGCATAGTGGAAAATGAGGACTGCCTGCTGGGTGTGGAGGAAAACAGGGAAATTCTTGATATTATCAGGAATTTCATGAATGAATATAAGATTGAGCCGTACAATGAGGAACTTCACAGGGGACTCGTGCGCCATGTGCTGATACGAAAGGGCTTTCGGACGGGAGAGCTTATGGTGTGCCTGATTCTAAACGGCACAGAGCTTCCGAAAAAAGAGATTCTGGTGGAACGGCTGCTGAAAATTGCCGGAATGACCAGTATCTCCTTTAACATAAACAGGGAGAAAACCAACGTGATCCTTGGAAAGGAGATTGTGAATCTCTACGGGCCGGGATATATTACCGACTATATCGGGAATGTGAAGTACAGAATCTCCCCCCTCTCGTTTTATCAGGTCAATCCGGTGCAGACGGAGCGGCTTTACGGGACGGCTCTGGAGTATGCCGGGCTGACGGGAGATGAGACTGTGTGGGATTTGTACTGCGGCATAGGGACAATCTCCCTGTTTCTGGCCCAGAAGGCAAAACAGGTGTACGGCGTGGAGATTGTGCCCCAGGCGATAGACGACGCGAGGGGGAATGCCGAAATCAATGGAATGGAGAATGTGGAATTCTTCGTGGGAAAGGCCGAGGAGGTTCTGCCGGAGCAGTATGAGAAAAACCAGGTGTATGCGGATGTGATTGTGGTGGACCCGCCGCGGAAGGGGTGCGATGAGAAGTGCCTGGAAACCATCGTCAGGATGGGGCCGAAGAAGGTGGTGTATGTAAGCTGCGATTCCGCTACGCTGGCCAGGGATGTGAAGTACCTTGGAGAGAAGGGGTATGAGGTGAAGAGAGTACGGTGTGTGGATATGTTTCCGCAGTCGGGGCATGTGGAAACCGCCGCCCTATTGACTCAGGCCGAACGGTAA
- a CDS encoding MATE family efflux transporter: MTKNKNIQKESILSSVKPSKAIIDLAVPAILALLAKAVYNIVDTVYIGMLGSDTALAAVGVTLPLLLIMVSIENIFAAGAGVLAGRQLGANDREAASRTVTTIVGFSMMIGAGLCITGLIFMEVLLRAFGASDAVLPQARDYAFWNYWSCAERNPGSHIYVFVGTQYGCRGRVSCNYRFTVCYLCYFSDFLCGRLLCDSA; encoded by the coding sequence ATGACGAAAAATAAGAATATCCAAAAAGAATCTATTTTGTCTTCTGTAAAACCTTCCAAAGCGATTATCGATTTGGCGGTTCCTGCAATACTGGCATTATTGGCAAAAGCTGTCTATAACATTGTTGATACGGTGTATATCGGTATGCTGGGCAGCGACACTGCCCTTGCAGCAGTGGGAGTGACTCTGCCGCTGCTCCTCATTATGGTCTCTATAGAGAATATTTTTGCTGCAGGGGCCGGTGTTCTGGCGGGCAGGCAGCTGGGAGCCAACGACAGAGAGGCAGCCAGCCGCACGGTTACGACGATTGTGGGATTTTCCATGATGATTGGTGCCGGATTGTGTATAACAGGTCTTATTTTCATGGAAGTGCTGCTGCGGGCCTTCGGCGCATCTGATGCTGTGCTTCCTCAGGCCAGGGACTATGCGTTCTGGAATTACTGGAGCTGCGCTGAACGTAATCCTGGATCCCATATTTATGTTTTCGTGGGGACTCAATATGGGTGTCGAGGGCGCGTCTCTTGCAACTACCGTTTCACAGTGTGTTACCTTTGTTATTTTAGTGATTTTTTATGTGGGAGGCTTCTCTGTGATTCAGCTTAA
- a CDS encoding MATE family efflux transporter produces the protein MIQLKPKYFKISAGLIWEVVSIGIPTAVIQICLAAAASLTNIAAKTLPDSDLIIAAYGVVQRLVLIGCYVIMGFMQGYQPVASYAFGAKNRERFRQSARFALQGSLVLTVAVAIFYIVLAKPLILLFNRNPLVVDYGKWLLISQVALYPAFGLCYMMTITFQTIGSPRMGLFLSLIRQCLFYVPFILILPGMLGVKGIYFSQPAADILTIIVCVLLFNTMKRSISKNMGNDM, from the coding sequence GTGATTCAGCTTAAACCGAAATACTTCAAAATTTCAGCAGGCCTGATATGGGAGGTTGTCTCAATAGGAATCCCCACGGCAGTTATTCAGATATGCCTGGCAGCTGCTGCCTCTCTGACTAATATAGCGGCAAAAACCCTTCCGGATTCCGATTTGATTATTGCAGCGTACGGCGTTGTCCAGAGGCTGGTTTTGATTGGATGTTATGTGATTATGGGATTTATGCAGGGATATCAGCCGGTAGCCTCCTATGCCTTTGGCGCAAAAAACAGGGAGCGGTTCAGACAGTCGGCAAGGTTTGCTCTGCAGGGTTCCCTGGTTTTAACTGTTGCGGTGGCAATATTCTATATTGTGCTGGCGAAGCCTCTGATTCTGCTGTTTAACAGAAATCCATTGGTCGTTGACTACGGGAAATGGCTGCTGATTTCACAGGTGGCTCTATATCCGGCATTTGGCCTGTGCTACATGATGACTATTACATTTCAGACAATCGGCTCCCCGCGGATGGGACTGTTTCTGTCGCTTATCCGCCAGTGTCTGTTTTACGTGCCCTTTATCCTGATACTGCCGGGCATGCTGGGAGTGAAAGGGATATACTTCTCTCAGCCGGCGGCTGATATTTTAACAATCATTGTATGCGTCCTCCTGTTTAATACTATGAAGCGGAGCATTTCAAAAAATATGGGAAATGATATGTAA
- a CDS encoding TetR/AcrR family transcriptional regulator translates to MRKEEKTRRTYERILSAAIAEFGTKSYDSASLTTLCNENQISKGLVYHNFKNKDELYLKCVEKCFCEMTAYFRRMESKAGSMGENIQNLLNMRQKFFQENPYYCNIFFNTVLQPPEHLRREIGVLRQGYDKFYTDYFRALLQEVHLREGITADTAMEYFMIFFEMFNGYFQSKYYGKKDMHALMEDHEVNVSKILDIMLYGVVKQEEGKT, encoded by the coding sequence ATGAGAAAAGAGGAGAAGACGAGACGCACTTACGAGAGAATCCTGTCTGCCGCAATAGCAGAATTCGGGACAAAGAGTTATGACAGCGCTTCCCTGACGACACTCTGCAATGAGAACCAGATCTCCAAGGGGCTGGTATATCATAACTTTAAGAATAAAGATGAATTATATTTAAAGTGCGTAGAAAAATGCTTTTGCGAGATGACCGCATATTTCCGGCGCATGGAATCGAAAGCCGGAAGTATGGGGGAAAATATACAGAATCTCCTGAACATGCGGCAAAAGTTTTTTCAGGAAAATCCGTATTACTGCAACATATTTTTTAACACAGTTCTCCAGCCGCCGGAGCACCTGCGCAGGGAAATCGGTGTACTCAGACAGGGGTATGATAAATTTTATACAGACTATTTCAGGGCGCTTCTGCAGGAGGTACACCTTAGGGAGGGAATCACAGCCGACACGGCCATGGAGTATTTTATGATATTTTTCGAGATGTTTAATGGCTATTTTCAGAGTAAATATTATGGAAAAAAAGATATGCACGCATTGATGGAGGATCACGAAGTGAATGTTTCTAAAATTCTCGATATTATGCTGTATGGGGTTGTAAAGCAGGAGGAGGGAAAAACCTAG
- a CDS encoding AAA family ATPase produces the protein MKHTVITISRQHGSGGREVGRQLSERLGIPFYDHELIEMAAKSSSIDKSFFENADGKGAGGFLDELAAGVHHDLSLSDKAFLHQSSVIREIASKGGCIIVGRCADYVLRDRANVLKVFVYADLDSRKERIEHIYKEEDEKALSSIEKTDKKRASYYKFYTGQNFGEAKNYDICLNSSLLGIEKCVEVVQSVYLKQESR, from the coding sequence ATGAAGCATACGGTTATCACCATCAGCAGGCAGCATGGAAGCGGCGGAAGAGAGGTTGGAAGACAGCTGTCCGAACGCCTGGGGATTCCATTTTATGATCATGAGCTGATTGAAATGGCAGCGAAGTCCAGCTCCATAGATAAGAGCTTTTTTGAAAATGCCGACGGAAAAGGCGCCGGAGGCTTCCTGGATGAGCTGGCAGCAGGTGTGCATCATGATCTGTCACTGAGTGATAAGGCATTTCTGCACCAGTCCTCGGTAATTCGGGAAATTGCAAGTAAGGGCGGATGCATTATCGTAGGGCGGTGCGCAGACTATGTGCTCAGAGATCGGGCGAATGTGTTAAAGGTTTTTGTCTATGCGGATTTAGACAGCCGCAAAGAAAGAATTGAACATATATACAAAGAAGAAGATGAGAAGGCTCTCAGCAGCATCGAGAAAACAGATAAGAAGCGTGCGTCCTACTATAAATTTTACACCGGCCAGAACTTCGGGGAGGCCAAAAACTATGACATCTGCCTGAACAGCAGCCTTCTGGGAATCGAGAAATGTGTAGAAGTGGTTCAGTCTGTCTATCTGAAACAGGAGAGCAGATAA